The following are from one region of the Methyloversatilis discipulorum genome:
- the soxC gene encoding sulfite dehydrogenase → MSQPPVRPGRIRRAPEGFLTPEQIGEVAAGRRDFLRNAFVAATAVAAGTGVARAAEGDPAILTLPEHSTTLGRPVAERPYGTPSQYESGLKRRESPGLTRVAAASVSFAPLQGLFGIITPSGLHFERHHQGWHDIDPARHRLMVNGLVKEARVYTMDDLMRLPSVSRIHFIECGANTGMEWGNVAVPTVQYTHGMLSCSEFTGVPLSVLLDDCGIDMKRAKFVLAEGADGSSMTRTIPLDRALDDVLVAWGQNGEMLRPENGYPLRLVVPGIQGVSWVKWLRRIEVGDKPWAAKDEAIHYIDLLPDGTHRQYTSIQECKSVITTPSGGQTLLDRGFHNISGLAWSGRGKIKRVDVSTDGGRNWRTARLETPVLSKALTRFNIDWVWDGSPAILQSRAMDDTGYVQPNYAQLREVRGTRSIYHNNAIQSWKLAESGDVSNVQVY, encoded by the coding sequence ATGTCCCAGCCACCCGTCCGTCCGGGGCGCATCCGTCGCGCACCCGAAGGCTTTCTTACACCTGAACAGATAGGCGAGGTCGCCGCCGGTCGGCGCGATTTCCTGCGCAACGCGTTCGTCGCCGCGACTGCGGTGGCGGCCGGCACCGGTGTCGCACGCGCCGCCGAGGGCGACCCGGCCATCCTGACGCTGCCCGAGCACAGCACCACGCTGGGCCGCCCGGTGGCCGAGCGGCCTTACGGCACACCGTCGCAGTATGAATCCGGGTTGAAGCGCCGCGAGAGCCCGGGCCTGACCCGGGTCGCCGCCGCCTCGGTGTCGTTCGCGCCGCTGCAGGGCCTGTTCGGCATCATCACGCCGTCCGGCCTGCACTTCGAACGCCATCACCAGGGCTGGCACGACATCGACCCGGCCCGTCACCGCCTGATGGTGAATGGTCTGGTGAAGGAAGCCCGCGTCTACACGATGGACGACCTGATGCGTCTGCCCTCGGTGTCGCGCATCCACTTCATCGAGTGCGGTGCCAATACCGGCATGGAATGGGGCAATGTTGCGGTGCCCACCGTGCAGTACACGCACGGCATGCTGTCCTGTTCGGAATTCACCGGTGTGCCGCTGTCCGTGCTGCTCGACGACTGCGGCATCGACATGAAGCGTGCGAAGTTCGTGCTGGCCGAAGGCGCCGACGGTTCGAGCATGACGCGCACCATCCCGCTCGACCGCGCGCTCGACGATGTGCTCGTCGCATGGGGTCAGAACGGCGAAATGCTGCGTCCGGAGAACGGCTACCCGCTGCGCCTGGTGGTGCCGGGCATTCAGGGCGTGTCCTGGGTGAAGTGGCTGCGCCGCATCGAAGTGGGCGACAAGCCGTGGGCGGCGAAGGACGAAGCCATCCACTACATCGACCTGCTGCCGGATGGCACCCACCGCCAGTACACGTCGATCCAGGAGTGCAAGTCGGTCATCACCACGCCGTCGGGCGGGCAGACCCTGCTCGACCGCGGCTTCCACAACATCTCCGGCCTCGCCTGGTCGGGCCGCGGCAAGATCAAGCGGGTGGATGTATCGACCGACGGCGGCCGCAACTGGCGCACCGCCCGGCTGGAAACACCGGTGCTGTCGAAGGCGCTCACCCGCTTCAACATCGACTGGGTGTGGGACGGCAGTCCGGCCATCCTGCAGTCGCGCGCGATGGACGACACCGGCTATGTGCAGCCGAACTACGCGCAACTGCGCGAGGTGCGCGGCACGCGCTCGATCTATCACAACAACGCCATCCAGTCGTGGAAGCTGGCGGAAAGCGGAGACGTGAGCAATGTCCAGGTTTACTGA
- the apbC gene encoding iron-sulfur cluster carrier protein ApbC, with product MSITEAQVQSALKELIDPNTGKDFVSTRSARNIRIDGADVSVDIELGYPAKSQMDHLRRLAIACLRAIPGVGNVSVSVTQKIVSHAVQRGVKLLPGVKNIIAVASGKGGVGKSTTAVNLALALAAEGATIGLLDADIYGPSQPQMLGITGRPESPDGKSLAPMTAYGIQAMSIGFLIDVETPMVWRGPMVTSALEQLLTETRWDEVDYLVIDMPPGTGDIQLTLAQKVPVTGAVIVTTPQDIALLDARKGLKMFEKVGIPILGIVENMSLHTCSKCGHEEHIFGEGGGARMAADYDLEVLGSLPLAMQIREQADSGKPTVVSDPDGRVAEIYRDIARKVAVKIADKAKDMTAKFPSIVVQNT from the coding sequence ATGTCCATCACCGAAGCCCAGGTCCAGAGCGCGCTCAAGGAACTGATAGACCCGAATACCGGCAAGGATTTCGTCAGCACGCGCAGCGCGCGGAACATCCGCATCGACGGCGCCGACGTGTCGGTCGACATCGAACTGGGCTATCCGGCGAAAAGTCAGATGGACCACCTGCGCCGTCTCGCCATCGCCTGTCTGCGCGCGATTCCGGGTGTCGGCAACGTCAGCGTCAGCGTGACGCAGAAGATCGTGTCGCACGCGGTGCAGCGCGGCGTGAAGCTGCTGCCCGGCGTCAAGAACATCATCGCCGTCGCTTCCGGCAAGGGCGGCGTCGGCAAGAGCACCACCGCGGTTAACCTGGCGCTGGCGCTGGCCGCCGAAGGTGCGACCATCGGCCTGCTCGACGCCGACATCTACGGCCCGTCGCAGCCGCAGATGCTGGGCATCACCGGCCGCCCGGAATCGCCGGACGGCAAGTCGCTGGCGCCGATGACCGCCTACGGCATCCAGGCGATGTCTATCGGCTTCCTGATCGACGTCGAAACGCCGATGGTGTGGCGCGGCCCGATGGTGACCTCGGCGCTGGAACAGCTGCTGACCGAAACCCGCTGGGACGAGGTCGACTACCTGGTGATCGACATGCCGCCAGGCACCGGCGACATCCAGCTGACGCTGGCGCAGAAGGTGCCGGTCACCGGTGCGGTCATCGTCACGACGCCGCAGGACATCGCACTGCTGGATGCGCGCAAGGGCCTGAAGATGTTCGAGAAGGTGGGCATTCCCATCCTCGGCATCGTCGAGAACATGAGCCTGCACACCTGTTCGAAGTGCGGCCACGAAGAGCACATCTTCGGCGAGGGCGGCGGCGCACGCATGGCGGCCGACTACGATCTGGAAGTGCTCGGTTCGCTGCCGCTGGCGATGCAGATCCGCGAACAGGCGGACTCCGGCAAGCCCACCGTGGTGTCCGACCCGGATGGCCGCGTCGCCGAAATCTACCGCGACATCGCGCGCAAGGTTGCGGTGAAGATCGCCGACAAGGCGAAGGACATGACGGCCAAGTTCCCGAGCATCGTCGTGCAGAACACCTGA
- the soxA gene encoding sulfur oxidation c-type cytochrome SoxA, which translates to MNGTRYAACVAASALALMLPAMPAGADATAEGIAKYREALADGNPAELWEMQGEELWRTARGPKNASLEKCDLGQGPGVVKGAFVTLPRYFADTKRVQDLESRLLTCMETLQGIPADEVAKTPFGKGEQKSIEALVAWISAESRGMKFNVPTSHPEEKRMYEIGKRAFNYRGGTHDFGCVTCHGEDGKRIRLQDLPNLTKGPDAARGFGAWPAYRVSSGELWSMQRRLNDCFRQQRFPYPLYGSDVTIALSAYLGVTANGAGESTAPSIKR; encoded by the coding sequence ATGAATGGCACCCGATACGCCGCATGCGTTGCCGCATCGGCCTTGGCGCTGATGCTGCCGGCGATGCCGGCAGGCGCCGACGCGACCGCCGAAGGCATTGCCAAGTACCGCGAGGCACTGGCTGACGGCAATCCCGCCGAACTGTGGGAAATGCAGGGCGAGGAACTGTGGCGCACCGCGCGCGGCCCGAAGAACGCCTCGCTGGAGAAGTGCGACCTGGGCCAGGGCCCGGGCGTGGTGAAGGGCGCCTTCGTCACGCTGCCGCGCTACTTCGCCGACACCAAGAGGGTGCAGGACCTCGAATCGCGCCTGCTCACCTGCATGGAAACGCTGCAGGGCATTCCGGCCGACGAGGTCGCGAAGACGCCCTTCGGCAAGGGCGAGCAGAAGAGCATCGAGGCGCTGGTGGCGTGGATTTCCGCCGAGTCGCGCGGCATGAAGTTCAACGTGCCGACCTCGCATCCGGAAGAGAAGCGCATGTACGAGATCGGCAAGCGCGCCTTCAACTACCGCGGCGGCACGCACGATTTCGGTTGCGTCACCTGTCATGGCGAGGACGGCAAGCGCATCCGCCTGCAGGATCTGCCCAACCTGACCAAGGGCCCGGACGCCGCGCGCGGATTCGGCGCATGGCCGGCCTACCGCGTATCCAGCGGCGAACTGTGGAGCATGCAGCGGCGCCTGAACGACTGCTTCCGCCAGCAGCGTTTCCCTTACCCGCTGTACGGGTCCGACGTGACCATCGCGCTGTCGGCCTATCTGGGTGTGACCGCCAACGGTGCCGGCGAAAGCACCGCGCCTTCGATCAAGCGCTGA
- a CDS encoding MBL fold metallo-hydrolase, whose amino-acid sequence MRPLRRPLFRWLLASCALLLAQFAAAGDAPALRAPLKPVQVGPHSWFVQGESGPASLANEAFNSNAGFVVTGDGVVVIDALGTPALGQALIAAIRTVTDQPIRRVLVTHYHADHFYGLQTFKAVGADVWAHRAGREYIEGEEGRARLEQRRRDLDPWVDANTRLVGADVWLEGDTSFRMGDITFELVYLGPAHAPDDMVIVVREDRVIYSGDILFIGRIPFVGDADSKRWLSTMEQLLAMKPGTLVTGHGPASTDPARDLGMTRDYIGYLREQMGRAVAEFMPFDEAYARTDWSRWEKMPAFDAANRINAYGTFLRMEQEALGK is encoded by the coding sequence ATGCGCCCGTTGCGTCGCCCGCTGTTCCGATGGCTGCTTGCCAGCTGCGCACTCCTCCTCGCGCAGTTCGCAGCAGCGGGCGACGCACCCGCCTTGCGCGCACCGCTGAAGCCGGTGCAGGTCGGCCCGCACAGCTGGTTCGTGCAGGGCGAATCCGGCCCGGCCAGCCTCGCCAACGAGGCGTTCAACTCGAATGCCGGCTTCGTCGTCACCGGCGACGGCGTGGTGGTGATCGACGCGCTCGGCACGCCCGCGCTGGGCCAGGCGCTGATTGCCGCGATCCGCACGGTGACCGATCAGCCGATCAGGCGCGTGCTGGTCACCCACTACCACGCCGATCACTTCTACGGCCTGCAGACCTTCAAGGCTGTCGGCGCCGATGTATGGGCGCACCGCGCCGGCCGCGAGTACATCGAGGGCGAAGAGGGGCGCGCCCGGCTCGAACAGCGCAGGCGCGACCTCGACCCCTGGGTAGACGCCAACACGCGGCTGGTCGGCGCCGACGTCTGGCTGGAGGGCGACACCAGCTTCCGCATGGGCGACATCACCTTCGAGCTGGTCTATCTCGGCCCGGCGCACGCACCGGACGACATGGTCATCGTCGTGCGCGAGGACCGCGTCATCTACTCGGGCGACATCCTGTTCATCGGCCGCATCCCCTTCGTCGGCGACGCCGACAGCAAGCGCTGGCTCAGTACGATGGAGCAACTGCTGGCGATGAAGCCGGGCACGCTGGTGACCGGCCACGGCCCGGCATCGACCGACCCGGCGCGCGATCTCGGCATGACCCGCGACTACATCGGCTACCTGCGCGAGCAGATGGGCCGCGCCGTCGCCGAGTTCATGCCGTTTGACGAAGCCTACGCGCGCACCGACTGGAGCCGCTGGGAAAAGATGCCGGCCTTCGATGCCGCCAACCGCATCAACGCCTACGGCACCTTCCTGCGCATGGAACAGGAGGCGCTCGGCAAATGA
- the soxY gene encoding thiosulfate oxidation carrier protein SoxY, with product MNSQRREALKSGGALGLFGVLVAAGLITPEVAQAAWDKAAFDAKTMDDALKALGAGKPADSKDVQINAPDIAENGAVVPVAVKSTLPGTEFIAILIEKNPSMLAASFTLPEGTAADVSTRVKMGQTSNVFALVKAGGSFYMTTKEIKVTLGGCGG from the coding sequence ATGAACTCGCAGCGAAGAGAAGCCCTGAAGTCCGGGGGCGCACTGGGCCTGTTCGGCGTGCTGGTTGCCGCCGGTCTGATCACGCCGGAAGTGGCGCAGGCAGCATGGGACAAGGCGGCATTCGACGCCAAGACGATGGACGACGCGCTCAAGGCGCTCGGCGCAGGCAAACCGGCCGACTCGAAGGACGTGCAGATCAATGCGCCCGACATCGCCGAGAACGGCGCCGTCGTGCCGGTCGCCGTCAAGAGCACGCTGCCGGGCACCGAGTTCATCGCCATCCTGATCGAGAAGAACCCGAGCATGCTGGCCGCCAGCTTCACGCTGCCCGAGGGCACGGCCGCCGACGTCAGCACGCGCGTCAAGATGGGTCAGACCTCGAACGTGTTCGCGCTGGTCAAGGCCGGTGGCAGCTTCTACATGACCACCAAGGAAATCAAGGTGACGCTGGGCGGCTGCGGCGGCTGA
- a CDS encoding thioredoxin fold domain-containing protein: protein MKWRALIAAAALVVCPALAAKPARTAGTTLPVLVHAANDAREAANPGVVFVVLFSLPGCHYCEEVRNHYLAPLARDAANRGRLVVREIDLNSARALTDFDGTSTTQAAFARRLKVQFAPTVLFLDARGQQVASPLIGAGKADFYGAYLDEAIATGLKAAAR from the coding sequence ATGAAGTGGCGTGCCCTCATCGCTGCCGCTGCGCTGGTCGTCTGCCCAGCGCTGGCCGCCAAGCCCGCGCGTACCGCTGGCACGACGCTGCCGGTGCTGGTGCACGCGGCGAACGACGCGCGCGAGGCGGCCAATCCGGGCGTGGTGTTCGTCGTGCTGTTCTCCTTGCCCGGCTGCCACTACTGCGAAGAGGTGCGCAACCACTACCTGGCGCCACTGGCGCGAGACGCCGCAAATCGCGGCCGGCTGGTGGTGCGCGAGATCGACCTGAACAGTGCACGCGCGCTGACCGATTTCGATGGCACCTCGACCACGCAGGCCGCCTTTGCCAGACGGCTCAAGGTGCAGTTCGCACCCACCGTGCTGTTCCTCGACGCGCGGGGCCAGCAGGTCGCTTCGCCGCTGATCGGCGCCGGCAAGGCGGATTTCTACGGCGCCTACCTGGACGAGGCGATCGCCACCGGATTGAAGGCTGCGGCGCGATGA
- a CDS encoding class I SAM-dependent methyltransferase, producing MNGRAKTHWEAVYAQRTPDSVSWFQPHAEHSLELIARAGLTRDAAIIDVGGGASTLADDLLTRGYHDLTVLDLSAAALAAAQVRLGDDARRVSWVEADITAVDLPRQRYDLWHDRAVFHFLTDAAQRHAYVERVLQSVKPGGHVIVATFAEDGPDRCSGLPVMRYGADTLHAEFGAPFELLEHSRETHHTPGGAVQQFVYCYCRRSAS from the coding sequence ATGAACGGCCGGGCGAAGACGCACTGGGAAGCGGTGTATGCCCAGCGGACGCCGGACAGCGTGAGCTGGTTCCAGCCGCATGCCGAACACTCGCTGGAGCTGATCGCCCGCGCCGGCCTTACGCGCGATGCGGCGATCATCGACGTCGGCGGCGGCGCGTCGACGCTGGCCGACGATCTGCTGACGCGTGGCTATCACGACCTCACCGTACTCGATCTGTCCGCTGCCGCACTGGCTGCGGCGCAGGTGCGGCTCGGCGACGACGCGCGACGGGTGAGCTGGGTCGAGGCGGACATCACGGCGGTCGATCTGCCGCGCCAGCGCTACGACCTGTGGCACGACCGCGCGGTCTTCCACTTCCTCACTGATGCGGCACAGCGACACGCCTATGTCGAACGGGTGCTGCAGTCGGTGAAGCCGGGCGGTCACGTCATCGTCGCCACCTTCGCAGAAGACGGGCCGGATCGCTGCAGCGGGCTGCCGGTCATGCGCTACGGCGCCGACACGCTGCACGCGGAGTTCGGCGCGCCCTTCGAACTGCTGGAACACAGCCGCGAAACGCACCATACGCCGGGCGGCGCCGTGCAGCAGTTCGTCTATTGCTACTGCCGGCGCTCGGCGAGCTGA
- a CDS encoding c-type cytochrome yields the protein MSRFTELALAAALALSAGATLAAGKYEGIGRSATPAEVKAWDIDVRPDFTGLPPGSGSVDRGMEVWESKCASCHGTFGESNEVFTPIVGGTTKEDIEKGRVGAYIRGDAPQRTTLMKVATVSTLWDYIHRAMPWNAPKSLSADDTYAVLAYILNLGEIVPADYVLSDKNIADVQKRMPNRNGMTTKHGLWDVKGKPDVKNVACMKNCKTQITLGSSLPDYARDAHGNLAEQNRVVGPVRGQKTGAAAAPAAKPHPALELMKKHGCSGCHGVGSKILGPAFRDVAQRYKDDKGAESGLAARIRNGGSGAWGDVPMPPQAQVSDADVSALVKWILSGSPEN from the coding sequence ATGTCCAGGTTTACTGAACTCGCCCTCGCTGCCGCACTCGCACTGAGCGCGGGCGCCACCCTTGCCGCCGGCAAGTACGAAGGCATCGGTCGCAGCGCTACGCCGGCCGAGGTGAAGGCCTGGGATATCGACGTACGCCCCGACTTCACCGGTCTGCCGCCCGGTTCCGGCTCGGTCGATCGTGGCATGGAGGTGTGGGAGAGCAAGTGCGCCTCCTGTCACGGTACCTTCGGCGAGAGCAACGAGGTGTTCACGCCCATCGTCGGCGGTACGACGAAGGAAGACATCGAGAAGGGCCGCGTCGGCGCCTATATCCGCGGTGACGCGCCGCAGCGCACGACGCTGATGAAAGTGGCCACCGTATCCACGCTGTGGGATTACATTCACCGTGCGATGCCGTGGAATGCACCGAAGTCGCTCAGCGCCGATGACACCTACGCCGTGCTCGCCTACATCCTGAATCTGGGTGAGATCGTGCCGGCCGATTATGTGCTGTCGGACAAGAACATCGCCGACGTACAGAAGCGCATGCCCAACCGCAACGGCATGACGACGAAGCACGGGCTGTGGGACGTCAAAGGCAAGCCGGACGTGAAGAACGTCGCCTGCATGAAGAACTGCAAGACGCAGATCACTCTGGGTTCCAGCCTGCCCGACTACGCCCGCGATGCGCACGGCAATCTGGCCGAGCAGAACCGTGTGGTCGGCCCGGTGCGCGGCCAGAAGACCGGCGCTGCTGCAGCGCCCGCCGCCAAGCCGCATCCGGCGCTCGAGCTGATGAAGAAGCACGGCTGCAGCGGCTGCCACGGTGTCGGCAGCAAGATACTCGGCCCAGCCTTCCGCGACGTTGCGCAGCGCTACAAGGACGACAAGGGTGCAGAATCCGGTCTCGCTGCCCGCATCAGGAACGGCGGCAGCGGCGCCTGGGGCGACGTCCCGATGCCGCCGCAAGCGCAGGTCAGCGATGCCGACGTCAGCGCGTTGGTGAAATGGATCTTGTCGGGTTCGCCCGAAAACTGA
- the soxB gene encoding thiosulfohydrolase SoxB — MSMHRREFLQLLALAGAGGMTLHNDFARAAAAAGQMYELPRFGNVSLLHMTDCHAQLMPIYFREPDVNLGIGDMAGRAPHLVGEKLLKQFGIAPGTPQAHAFTYLDFAQAAKTYGKVGGFAHLATLVKRMKASRPGALLLDGGDTWQGSGLSLWTKGQDMVDACKLLGVDVMTGHWEFTYGAERVKQIVDGDFAGRIDFVAQNVKTTDFGDQVFPPFVIRQINGVPVAIVGQAFPYTPIANPRYFTPEWSFGINDESMQEHVDAARAKGAQVVVVLSHNGMDVDIKMASRVRGIDAIMGGHTHDGVPAPVIVKNGGGQTLVTNAGSNGKFLGVLDFDVKGGKVSDFRYHLLPVFSNLIPADADMTALVTKMRAPYEAKLNEKLAVTEGLLYRRGNFNGSFDQLILDGLMKMKDAEIAFSPGFRWGTSLLPGDAITMENLLDQTAITYPYTTLTPMTGEFIKTVLEDVCDNLFNPDPYYQQGGDMVRVGGLQYRCDPTAKMGSRISGMTLDGKPLEASKTYRVAGWAPVSEEARNAGGEPIWDLMARYLKDVKTVKPVKLNLPELQGVAGNPGMA; from the coding sequence ATGAGCATGCACCGCCGCGAGTTCCTGCAGCTGCTGGCGCTGGCCGGCGCCGGCGGAATGACCTTGCACAACGACTTTGCCCGTGCCGCGGCAGCGGCCGGGCAGATGTACGAACTGCCGCGCTTCGGCAACGTGAGCCTGCTGCACATGACCGACTGCCATGCGCAGCTGATGCCGATCTACTTCCGCGAGCCGGACGTGAATCTGGGCATCGGCGACATGGCCGGTCGCGCGCCGCATCTGGTCGGCGAGAAATTGCTGAAGCAGTTCGGCATCGCGCCGGGCACGCCGCAGGCACACGCCTTCACCTACCTCGACTTCGCGCAGGCGGCGAAGACCTACGGAAAGGTGGGCGGCTTCGCCCACCTCGCCACGCTGGTCAAGCGCATGAAGGCCAGCCGGCCCGGCGCACTGCTGCTCGATGGCGGCGACACCTGGCAGGGTTCAGGCCTGTCGCTGTGGACCAAGGGCCAGGACATGGTCGATGCCTGCAAGCTGCTCGGCGTCGATGTGATGACCGGCCACTGGGAATTCACCTACGGCGCCGAACGCGTGAAGCAGATCGTCGATGGCGACTTCGCCGGCAGGATCGATTTCGTTGCGCAGAACGTGAAGACCACCGACTTCGGCGACCAGGTGTTCCCGCCCTTCGTGATCAGGCAGATCAATGGCGTGCCGGTGGCCATCGTCGGTCAGGCCTTCCCCTACACGCCGATCGCCAATCCGCGCTACTTCACGCCGGAATGGAGCTTCGGCATCAACGACGAGTCGATGCAGGAGCATGTCGACGCCGCCCGCGCCAAGGGCGCGCAGGTGGTGGTCGTGCTGTCGCACAACGGCATGGATGTCGACATCAAGATGGCTTCGCGCGTGCGCGGTATCGACGCCATCATGGGCGGCCACACGCACGACGGTGTGCCGGCACCGGTCATCGTCAAGAACGGCGGCGGCCAGACGCTGGTGACCAACGCCGGCTCCAACGGCAAGTTCCTCGGCGTGCTGGATTTCGACGTCAAGGGCGGCAAGGTGAGCGACTTCCGCTACCACCTGCTGCCGGTGTTCTCCAACCTGATTCCGGCCGATGCCGACATGACCGCGCTGGTGACGAAGATGCGCGCGCCGTATGAGGCGAAGCTGAACGAAAAGCTGGCGGTGACCGAAGGTCTGCTCTACCGCCGCGGCAATTTCAACGGCAGCTTCGATCAGCTCATCCTGGACGGGCTGATGAAGATGAAAGACGCCGAAATCGCGTTCTCGCCCGGCTTCCGCTGGGGCACCAGCCTGCTGCCGGGCGATGCCATCACGATGGAGAACCTGCTCGACCAGACGGCCATCACCTACCCGTACACGACGCTGACGCCGATGACCGGCGAGTTCATCAAGACGGTGCTGGAAGACGTCTGCGACAACCTGTTCAACCCCGATCCCTACTACCAGCAGGGCGGCGACATGGTGCGCGTCGGCGGGTTGCAGTACCGCTGCGATCCGACCGCGAAGATGGGCAGTCGCATCAGCGGCATGACCCTCGACGGCAAGCCGCTCGAAGCATCGAAGACCTACCGCGTCGCCGGCTGGGCGCCGGTGTCGGAAGAGGCGCGGAACGCCGGCGGCGAACCGATCTGGGACCTGATGGCGCGTTACCTGAAGGACGTGAAGACGGTGAAGCCGGTCAAGCTCAACCTGCCCGAGTTGCAGGGCGTGGCCGGCAACCCGGGGATGGCCTGA
- the soxZ gene encoding thiosulfate oxidation carrier complex protein SoxZ: MAAGPMRIRAASNGTETEVKILMSHDMETGQRKDASGALIPAHHITEITATHNGRVVLAGQFGPAVSKNPYLQFKFKGGAKGDKVSVSWVDNKGEKRTDEVVVS, translated from the coding sequence ATGGCAGCAGGTCCGATGCGCATCCGCGCCGCCAGCAATGGCACCGAAACCGAAGTGAAGATCCTGATGAGCCACGACATGGAAACCGGCCAGCGCAAGGACGCGTCCGGTGCCCTGATCCCGGCGCACCACATCACCGAAATCACCGCCACCCACAATGGCCGCGTCGTGCTGGCCGGCCAGTTCGGCCCGGCGGTATCGAAGAACCCCTATCTGCAGTTCAAGTTCAAGGGCGGTGCCAAGGGCGACAAGGTGAGCGTGAGCTGGGTGGACAACAAGGGCGAGAAGCGCACCGACGAAGTCGTCGTGTCCTGA
- the soxX gene encoding sulfur oxidation c-type cytochrome SoxX — protein MNTTLRNTALALATLATVAGCAGGRPSAEQQAAYDRDTAEVMARSFREQGIVKTDRLQQDEVMAACSKHGHHIDDDLRDRIQESAMAGIKWPSDGNYLGDWKEGEKIAQSGRGLTWSDKAGDPNGGNCYNCHRITKKEISFGTIGPSLYQYGKLHGNTEATQKYVWGKIWNPNAYTACTNMPRFGAHAILDEKQIRHIVALLLDPKSPVNAE, from the coding sequence ATGAACACCACCTTGCGCAACACCGCACTCGCGCTCGCCACCCTCGCTACCGTCGCCGGCTGTGCCGGTGGCCGCCCGAGTGCCGAACAGCAGGCGGCGTATGACCGCGACACCGCGGAAGTGATGGCACGTTCGTTCCGCGAACAGGGCATCGTCAAGACCGACCGCCTGCAGCAGGACGAAGTGATGGCGGCCTGCTCCAAGCACGGCCACCACATCGACGACGATCTGCGCGACCGCATCCAGGAAAGCGCGATGGCCGGCATCAAGTGGCCGTCCGACGGCAACTACCTCGGCGACTGGAAGGAAGGCGAGAAGATCGCGCAGAGCGGTCGCGGCCTGACCTGGAGCGACAAAGCGGGCGATCCGAATGGCGGCAACTGCTACAACTGCCACCGCATCACGAAGAAGGAGATTTCCTTCGGCACCATCGGCCCCAGCCTCTACCAGTACGGCAAGCTGCACGGCAACACCGAGGCGACGCAGAAATATGTGTGGGGCAAGATCTGGAACCCGAACGCCTACACCGCATGTACCAACATGCCGCGCTTCGGTGCGCACGCCATCCTCGACGAGAAGCAGATCCGCCACATCGTGGCCCTGCTGCTCGACCCGAAGTCGCCGGTCAACGCGGAGTGA